Proteins encoded together in one Planctomyces sp. SH-PL14 window:
- a CDS encoding deiodinase family protein, translated as MTARVARSASLLSTLLATSLAVADEPTPPVPELTPEAQAAAADLKKSLPRNSEARRMLDDILKGAMLGPTDGWFALSKAHTRYPWATLKERFDKNSDGEIAREETSLGEVPFARLDKNGDGVLTDSDFDWSEVTMSRSPANFVFGRSDQDGNGKVTAEEFEELFRRLGGEKDGFISLDEIREQLQPPASSRNDAPPADMPSASTLVLGLQRQEIGSQQPGPDLNAAAPDFTLQTLTGETVTLSKEIGEKPVVLIFGNFTCGPFRTQAGNIEKFYNRYRDQAKIFLVYVREAHPQDGWWMNSNRRIGIDPRQPQNNTERREIAATCQKHLDLDVPFLVDTTDDVVGATYSGMPNRLYVIDTDGRIAFKNARGPFGFKLREAEQALILTIADAAKD; from the coding sequence ATGACCGCCCGAGTCGCTCGATCTGCTTCGCTTCTCTCGACGCTCCTCGCCACAAGCCTGGCGGTCGCCGACGAACCCACGCCTCCCGTTCCGGAACTGACTCCCGAAGCGCAAGCCGCCGCTGCCGATCTCAAGAAGTCCCTGCCGAGGAACTCCGAAGCCCGCCGGATGCTCGACGACATCCTGAAAGGGGCGATGCTCGGCCCGACCGACGGCTGGTTCGCCCTCTCGAAGGCGCATACCCGCTACCCGTGGGCCACGCTTAAGGAACGGTTCGACAAGAACAGCGACGGCGAGATCGCCCGGGAGGAAACCTCCCTCGGCGAAGTCCCGTTCGCGCGGCTCGACAAGAACGGCGACGGCGTCCTGACGGACTCAGACTTCGACTGGAGCGAGGTCACGATGTCCCGCTCTCCGGCAAACTTCGTCTTCGGCCGATCGGACCAGGATGGAAACGGGAAGGTGACCGCCGAGGAGTTCGAGGAACTGTTCCGCCGCCTCGGCGGGGAGAAGGACGGCTTCATCTCACTGGATGAAATCCGTGAGCAGCTCCAGCCTCCGGCGTCGTCCCGGAACGATGCCCCGCCGGCCGACATGCCGAGCGCCAGCACGCTCGTCCTCGGCCTCCAGCGGCAGGAGATCGGTTCGCAGCAGCCGGGGCCGGATCTCAACGCCGCCGCCCCGGACTTCACGCTCCAGACCCTGACCGGCGAAACGGTGACGCTCTCAAAGGAGATCGGCGAGAAGCCGGTCGTCCTGATCTTCGGCAACTTCACCTGCGGCCCGTTCCGCACTCAGGCGGGAAACATCGAAAAGTTCTACAACCGCTACCGCGACCAGGCGAAGATCTTCCTCGTCTACGTCCGCGAAGCCCACCCGCAGGATGGCTGGTGGATGAATTCGAACCGCCGGATCGGGATCGATCCCCGCCAGCCGCAGAACAACACCGAGCGCCGCGAGATCGCCGCGACCTGCCAGAAGCACCTCGACCTCGACGTCCCATTCCTCGTCGACACCACCGACGACGTTGTCGGTGCGACCTACAGCGGCATGCCGAACCGCCTGTACGTCATCGACACCGATGGCCGGATCGCCTTCAAGAACGCCCGCGGTCCGTTCGGGTTCAAACTGCGTGAGGCCGAACAGGCTCTGATCCTGACGATCGCCGATGCCGCGAAGGACTGA
- a CDS encoding sigma-70 family RNA polymerase sigma factor translates to MTTPAPNSAPEAKPRLVRDLSREDSRELLAVNWAKAQPSLTAFLIASTPQFSDAEDLLQEVAAEVARRFDDYDASRPFLPWALWVAKIKIANFYRARERSPVKFIGDSIDALAEACDRVQLTLSEEKWALEKCLNAVTGRSRELLQLRYFEDMSPQEISDRVGMTPGAVRIALSRIRSALITCVRSSLTEAQGSHG, encoded by the coding sequence ATGACGACGCCCGCTCCCAACTCCGCTCCGGAAGCGAAGCCGCGACTCGTCCGCGACCTGTCGCGGGAAGACTCCCGCGAACTGCTGGCGGTGAACTGGGCCAAAGCCCAACCGTCGCTCACCGCGTTCCTCATCGCCTCGACGCCGCAGTTCTCCGACGCGGAGGACCTCCTCCAGGAAGTCGCCGCCGAAGTGGCGCGGCGGTTCGACGATTACGACGCCTCGCGGCCGTTCCTGCCGTGGGCCCTGTGGGTCGCCAAGATCAAGATCGCCAACTTCTACCGCGCCCGCGAGCGGAGCCCGGTCAAGTTCATCGGGGACTCGATCGACGCCCTGGCTGAGGCATGCGACCGCGTCCAGCTGACCCTCTCGGAAGAGAAGTGGGCCCTGGAGAAATGCCTGAACGCCGTCACCGGCCGGTCCCGCGAGCTGCTGCAGCTGCGGTACTTCGAAGACATGAGTCCGCAGGAAATCAGTGATCGGGTCGGCATGACGCCGGGCGCGGTGCGGATCGCCCTGTCGCGGATCCGGTCGGCGCTCATCACGTGTGTCCGATCCTCCCTGACCGAAGCCCAGGGATCCCATGGATGA
- a CDS encoding RNA polymerase sigma factor has translation MNDADHEQLFRSWLRDYRGIVAKVASSFTSSASDRDDLVQEILLRVWAAMPTYRAEARPGTWIYRIALNRALTWRDDESRSRCRNVPLLNPVDPREAGEGPSERIEQLYAEIRRLDEIDRSLVLMSLDGCSYREMAEVMGMSESHVGVRLTRARKTLTERLAPLREEVGYGR, from the coding sequence ATGAATGATGCCGATCACGAACAGCTCTTTCGGTCCTGGCTCCGCGATTATCGCGGGATCGTTGCCAAGGTTGCGTCGTCGTTCACGTCGTCGGCCAGCGACCGCGACGATCTGGTTCAGGAGATCCTCCTTCGTGTCTGGGCGGCGATGCCGACCTATCGGGCGGAGGCCCGGCCCGGGACGTGGATCTATCGGATCGCGCTCAACCGCGCGCTGACGTGGCGGGATGATGAGTCGCGGAGCCGTTGTCGAAACGTGCCACTCCTCAATCCGGTGGACCCGCGTGAGGCGGGCGAGGGGCCGTCGGAACGGATCGAGCAACTCTACGCGGAGATCCGCCGACTCGATGAGATCGACCGGTCGCTGGTGCTGATGTCGCTCGATGGATGCTCCTATCGGGAGATGGCGGAGGTGATGGGGATGTCGGAGTCGCATGTCGGCGTGCGGCTGACGCGGGCTCGGAAGACGCTGACGGAACGGTTGGCTCCGTTGCGGGAGGAGGTGGGATATGGACGATGA
- a CDS encoding BlaI/MecI/CopY family transcriptional regulator yields the protein MKLDQVTETELSILQVLWNGQEATTREIAEALYEEVTDPKVASVQKLIERLEAKGCVERDRSERAHRFRPLVTREAFLRDRLQAMADRLCSGSLAPLMSALIDSQDVPKADRQKLRSLVEKLWPESGS from the coding sequence ATGAAACTGGATCAGGTCACCGAAACCGAACTCTCCATCCTCCAGGTCCTCTGGAACGGACAGGAAGCGACAACCCGCGAGATCGCCGAAGCCCTCTACGAAGAAGTGACCGACCCCAAGGTCGCCTCCGTACAGAAGCTCATCGAACGCCTCGAGGCCAAAGGGTGCGTCGAACGCGACCGCAGCGAACGAGCCCATCGCTTCCGGCCGCTCGTGACGCGGGAAGCGTTCCTCCGCGACCGGCTCCAGGCGATGGCGGACCGGCTGTGCAGCGGTTCGCTCGCCCCCCTGATGTCGGCCCTTATCGACTCCCAGGATGTCCCGAAGGCGGACCGCCAGAAGCTGCGGTCCCTCGTCGAAAAGCTGTGGCCCGAATCCGGATCCTGA
- a CDS encoding M56 family metallopeptidase produces the protein MDPFLQIIASNALIAAALAVPAALATRARVNPAVVHVLWLLVLVKLFTPPVLPVRVPWPAVAERPAATAPLPPRTPLVESSSAALPAPAWWERLSDLPWQRVLLAVWGVGGVLMAVRYAARIHTVRRFLRQAGPAPDFLREMARRQSGLLGLTTVPDVVTLPCYVTPAVWSLGGPPRVVFPSELVRGMDRDRLETLMAHELAHISRKDHLVRLVELAATTVFWWHPVVWWGRTQLREMEEQACDALVLRTISHGARTYALALIETLEFLSLNPRPLPIGATAASPTVSLERRIEMLKHGASRRVTWMAALAGAAVFLPAMTVALAAESKPTLEISSEKDAEGQPKLKVVISQLSPEELSPQRLAALMELLEQDPKEGEKTTAKSDGTRKTRTATATRTPDGVEIHIVNPDAKGPEGVINFHDPNLKMSGEGALFLRDGITLNLKDFHAGGDSMGVVRGLVLHSEVEKGKREKGVEEEKGKEGDPPKKRVLILKKQDGGTVQVEADAIELKILIEQAEANAKLEALKAEKFKADAAQVREKALETIKMRRLEEARKGVPAKKLAPPEEERKGLPKSEAPAKKLAPPEEERKTSSKSEASAVLREKKRRDTEAAVKELHATAQKLTERALQLTEAMEKMEAHEDKAHDRPLEERRREAEIIKNLDLMLHDIQERAREIEKDARPSM, from the coding sequence GTGGATCCCTTCCTGCAGATCATTGCGAGCAATGCCCTGATCGCCGCCGCGCTCGCCGTTCCGGCGGCGCTGGCGACCCGCGCCCGGGTCAACCCGGCAGTCGTCCACGTCCTCTGGCTGCTCGTCCTCGTGAAGCTCTTCACGCCGCCGGTCCTGCCGGTCCGCGTGCCCTGGCCCGCGGTCGCAGAACGCCCCGCGGCAACTGCCCCGCTTCCGCCGCGGACGCCCCTTGTGGAATCGAGTTCCGCGGCCCTCCCTGCTCCCGCCTGGTGGGAGCGGCTCTCCGACCTTCCCTGGCAGCGAGTGCTGCTGGCGGTGTGGGGCGTCGGAGGTGTGTTGATGGCAGTCCGGTACGCCGCACGGATCCATACGGTCCGGCGGTTCCTCCGGCAGGCCGGTCCGGCTCCCGACTTTCTCCGCGAGATGGCGCGTCGGCAAAGCGGTCTGCTGGGACTGACGACGGTTCCTGATGTGGTCACGCTTCCCTGCTACGTCACGCCGGCGGTCTGGTCGCTCGGAGGACCTCCGCGGGTCGTCTTTCCGTCGGAGCTCGTCCGCGGGATGGATCGCGACCGGCTCGAAACCCTGATGGCGCATGAACTCGCCCACATCTCCCGGAAGGACCATCTCGTCCGTCTCGTGGAGCTGGCGGCGACGACCGTCTTCTGGTGGCACCCCGTCGTCTGGTGGGGTCGGACGCAGCTTCGCGAGATGGAGGAGCAGGCGTGCGACGCCCTCGTCCTGCGGACGATTTCCCACGGCGCTCGCACCTACGCGCTGGCGCTGATCGAGACCCTCGAATTCCTGAGCTTGAATCCTCGGCCGCTGCCGATTGGTGCGACGGCGGCCAGTCCCACAGTGTCGTTGGAAAGGAGAATCGAAATGTTGAAGCACGGAGCGAGCCGCCGCGTCACCTGGATGGCGGCGCTGGCTGGAGCCGCGGTGTTCCTGCCGGCGATGACCGTCGCCCTGGCGGCGGAGTCGAAGCCGACTCTCGAGATCTCGTCCGAGAAGGACGCCGAGGGGCAGCCGAAGCTGAAGGTCGTCATCTCGCAACTCTCCCCCGAGGAGCTCAGCCCTCAGCGGTTGGCGGCCCTGATGGAGCTTCTGGAGCAGGATCCCAAGGAGGGGGAGAAGACGACGGCCAAGTCGGACGGCACGAGAAAGACCCGAACCGCGACCGCCACCCGCACGCCCGACGGGGTCGAGATTCACATCGTGAACCCGGACGCCAAGGGGCCGGAGGGGGTGATCAACTTCCACGACCCGAATCTCAAGATGTCGGGCGAAGGAGCCCTGTTCCTTCGCGATGGCATCACGCTGAACTTGAAGGACTTCCATGCCGGCGGCGATTCGATGGGTGTGGTCCGCGGGCTTGTCCTTCATTCGGAAGTCGAGAAAGGAAAGCGGGAGAAAGGAGTCGAGGAGGAGAAGGGGAAAGAGGGAGACCCGCCGAAGAAGCGGGTCCTGATTCTGAAAAAGCAGGATGGCGGGACGGTGCAGGTCGAAGCGGACGCGATCGAATTGAAGATCCTGATCGAGCAGGCCGAGGCGAACGCCAAGCTGGAGGCTCTCAAGGCGGAGAAGTTCAAGGCCGACGCGGCGCAGGTCCGCGAGAAGGCTCTCGAAACGATCAAGATGCGGCGGCTGGAGGAGGCCAGGAAAGGGGTACCGGCCAAGAAGCTGGCGCCGCCAGAGGAAGAGCGGAAGGGACTTCCAAAGTCTGAAGCGCCGGCCAAAAAGCTGGCGCCGCCGGAAGAGGAGCGAAAGACGTCTTCGAAGTCCGAAGCCTCCGCGGTTCTCCGCGAGAAGAAGCGGCGGGACACCGAGGCGGCGGTGAAGGAGTTGCATGCGACAGCTCAGAAGCTGACCGAGCGGGCGCTGCAGCTGACGGAGGCGATGGAGAAGATGGAAGCCCACGAAGACAAGGCCCATGACCGTCCGCTCGAGGAGCGACGCAGAGAAGCGGAGATCATCAAGAACCTGGACCTGATGCTGCACGACATCCAGGAACGGGCCAGGGAGATCGAAAAGGACGCCCGGCCGTCGATGTGA